In one Paracoccus everestensis genomic region, the following are encoded:
- a CDS encoding amino acid ABC transporter ATP-binding protein, whose amino-acid sequence MKCEIDIAGLVKRFGANTVLDGIDLCLKPGERVAIIGPSGTGKSTLLRCLNWLDAPDAGRITVGDLSVDAARATRAEILALRRRTGFVFQNYALFANKTARQNLMEGLTTVRGWPKAKAAARADEILAQIGLADRGDSYPSAMSGGQQQRVGIGRAMALDADLLLFDEPTSALDPEWVGEVLDLIRSIADGRQTMLIVTHEMQFAREIADRIVFMEGGRIVEQGPPAQIFGDPQDDRTRAFLRRVV is encoded by the coding sequence ATGAAGTGCGAAATCGACATCGCGGGCTTGGTCAAGCGCTTCGGCGCGAACACGGTCCTTGACGGCATCGACCTGTGCCTGAAACCGGGCGAACGCGTGGCGATCATCGGCCCGTCGGGAACGGGCAAATCGACGCTGCTGCGCTGCCTGAACTGGCTGGACGCGCCTGATGCCGGACGGATCACGGTAGGCGATCTGTCGGTCGATGCCGCGCGCGCCACGCGGGCCGAGATCCTGGCCTTGCGGCGCAGGACGGGTTTCGTGTTCCAGAACTATGCGCTGTTCGCCAACAAGACCGCGCGCCAGAACCTTATGGAAGGGCTGACCACCGTGCGCGGCTGGCCCAAGGCCAAAGCCGCGGCGCGGGCCGACGAGATCCTGGCCCAGATCGGGCTGGCCGACCGGGGCGACAGCTATCCCTCGGCCATGTCGGGGGGCCAGCAGCAGCGTGTAGGCATCGGCCGGGCCATGGCGTTAGACGCCGACCTGCTGCTGTTCGACGAACCGACCAGTGCGCTTGATCCCGAATGGGTCGGAGAGGTGCTGGATCTGATCCGCAGCATCGCCGACGGACGGCAAACCATGCTGATCGTCACGCACGAGATGCAGTTCGCCCGCGAAATCGCCGATCGGATCGTCTTCATGGAAGGCGGGCGGATCGTCGAGCAAGGACCGCCCGCGCAGATCTTCGGCGATCCGCAGGACGACCGCACGCGCGCCTTTCTGCGCCGCGTGGTCTGA
- a CDS encoding endonuclease/exonuclease/phosphatase family protein: MARKDISIANFNLLNLNLPGQPIYDDDGWSDAQYDAKIAFSERILDDIDADIIGFQECWDAKALAEIFERPALKGRYDLVARTTEPPGIQVALAVRKGMLQGPPEWIADLPEDARFTDLQESRDAEESVSVTIRKFSRPLLQVLVNKADGTPDITVFVAHLKSKGPTSLRADDDNPVLRRHKFIAQTVVSHVRRMVEAGAFRAILNDEMRRNDKPVVVLGDLNDATTSVSTELLTGNPGYRFFAKSTAGNKSDTGLYTVEKLQQLRSFRHVYYTYVFQNQMESLDHILVSDSFYDHSAIRSWSFREMRVLNDHLTATDGDRKRLGYNDHGIIVARFDWNPMVEEAERILADEGR, from the coding sequence ATGGCCCGCAAAGACATCAGCATCGCCAATTTCAACCTGTTGAACCTCAACCTGCCGGGCCAGCCGATCTATGACGACGACGGCTGGTCTGATGCTCAATACGACGCAAAGATCGCCTTTTCCGAACGGATTCTGGACGATATCGACGCCGATATCATCGGTTTCCAGGAATGCTGGGATGCAAAGGCTTTGGCCGAGATCTTTGAGCGTCCGGCGCTGAAGGGCCGCTATGACCTGGTGGCCCGCACCACCGAACCGCCCGGCATCCAGGTGGCGCTTGCGGTGCGCAAGGGGATGCTGCAAGGCCCGCCCGAATGGATCGCGGACCTGCCCGAGGATGCGCGCTTCACCGACCTGCAGGAATCCCGCGACGCCGAGGAATCGGTCAGCGTCACGATCCGCAAGTTCTCTCGTCCCCTGCTGCAGGTTCTGGTGAACAAGGCCGACGGGACGCCCGACATCACCGTCTTTGTCGCCCATCTGAAGTCCAAGGGGCCGACATCCCTGCGCGCCGACGATGACAATCCAGTGCTGCGGCGACACAAGTTCATCGCGCAGACCGTGGTGTCCCATGTCCGCCGCATGGTCGAGGCCGGGGCCTTCCGCGCCATCCTGAACGACGAAATGCGCAGGAACGACAAGCCGGTGGTGGTCCTTGGCGATCTGAACGATGCCACCACCTCGGTCTCGACCGAATTGCTGACGGGAAATCCGGGTTATCGGTTCTTTGCCAAAAGCACGGCTGGAAACAAGTCGGACACGGGCCTTTACACGGTCGAAAAGCTGCAACAGCTCCGGTCGTTCCGGCACGTGTATTACACCTATGTTTTCCAGAACCAGATGGAATCGCTGGATCACATCCTGGTGTCGGATTCCTTTTACGACCATTCGGCGATCCGTTCATGGTCGTTCAGGGAAATGCGGGTTCTGAACGATCACCTGACCGCAACGGATGGCGACCGCAAGCGCCTTGGATACAACGACCATGGCATCATCGTCGCGCGGTTCGACTGGAACCCGATGGTCGAGGAAGCGGAAAGGATCCTGGCCGACGAGGGCCGCTAG
- a CDS encoding inositol monophosphatase family protein, producing the protein MPGPEDDLTLLVKAARQVGPIALSFWKAEPKAWDKPDDAGPVTEADLAVNDALQTMLTGARPDYGWLSEESEADASRLDARHCFIIDPIDGTRAFIAGQAGFAHSLAIAEGDRIIAAVVHLPAMDLTFAAHADGPALLNGQPIRPSVAGINGARVLTYKSATDPEYWKNGQTPPFRREFRPSLAWRLCLVAEGRFDAALSVRHVWEWDIAAGSLIAQRAGALATDRHGHPMRFNSPRATVDGMIVAGPRLHGEMRAGMA; encoded by the coding sequence TTGCCGGGGCCTGAGGACGACCTGACCCTGCTGGTCAAGGCCGCCCGGCAGGTGGGGCCGATCGCCTTGTCCTTCTGGAAGGCCGAACCGAAGGCCTGGGACAAGCCCGACGACGCCGGTCCCGTGACCGAGGCCGACCTGGCCGTCAACGACGCCCTGCAAACGATGCTGACGGGCGCGCGGCCCGACTACGGCTGGCTGTCCGAGGAAAGCGAGGCCGATGCATCCCGCCTGGATGCGCGCCACTGCTTCATCATCGACCCCATCGACGGCACCCGCGCCTTTATCGCGGGCCAGGCGGGTTTCGCCCATTCGCTGGCAATTGCCGAAGGGGACCGGATCATCGCGGCGGTCGTGCATCTGCCCGCGATGGATCTGACCTTCGCCGCCCATGCGGATGGCCCGGCGCTGCTGAACGGCCAGCCGATCCGCCCCAGCGTGGCGGGCATCAACGGCGCGCGCGTGCTGACCTATAAATCCGCGACCGATCCCGAATACTGGAAGAACGGCCAGACCCCGCCCTTTCGCCGCGAATTCCGCCCCTCGCTCGCATGGCGGCTGTGCCTGGTGGCCGAGGGACGGTTCGACGCCGCCCTGTCGGTGCGCCATGTCTGGGAATGGGACATCGCCGCAGGCAGTCTGATTGCGCAGCGCGCGGGCGCACTGGCGACCGACCGACATGGCCATCCCATGCGCTTCAACAGCCCGCGCGCCACGGTGGACGGGATGATCGTTGCGGGGCCAAGGCTGCATGGGGAAATGCGCGCCGGGATGGCGTAG
- a CDS encoding amino acid ABC transporter permease — MRGLDTAYMWDLVPIILGYVPLTLGMALIAMMAALILAAALAIVRVLRVPVADSIVAVFISFFRGTPLLVQLFLFYYGLPQLVPALTSIDGVTAAVIGLTLHFAAYMAESIRGAILGVDRSQWEAAQSIGMTPGQVLRRIVLPQASRVAAPTLMNYFIDLIKSTSLAFTLGVTEMMGATQKEAAGSFLYLEAFLVVAVIYWIMVEVLSVGQRWMERHLGKAVAR, encoded by the coding sequence ATGAGGGGGCTGGACACCGCGTATATGTGGGATCTGGTGCCGATCATCCTCGGCTATGTCCCGCTGACCCTGGGCATGGCGCTGATCGCGATGATGGCGGCGCTGATCCTGGCGGCGGCTCTTGCCATTGTGCGCGTGTTGCGCGTGCCGGTGGCGGACAGCATCGTGGCGGTGTTCATCAGCTTCTTTCGCGGCACGCCGCTGCTGGTGCAGTTGTTCCTGTTCTATTACGGCCTGCCGCAACTGGTCCCGGCGCTGACCAGCATCGACGGGGTCACGGCGGCGGTGATCGGCCTGACGCTGCATTTCGCGGCCTATATGGCCGAAAGCATCCGGGGCGCGATCCTTGGCGTGGACCGCAGCCAGTGGGAAGCCGCGCAGTCGATCGGCATGACCCCCGGCCAGGTGCTGCGCCGGATCGTCCTGCCACAGGCGTCGCGGGTGGCCGCGCCCACGTTGATGAACTACTTCATCGACCTGATCAAAAGCACCTCGCTGGCCTTCACCCTTGGCGTGACCGAGATGATGGGCGCAACGCAAAAGGAAGCGGCGGGCAGTTTCCTGTATCTGGAAGCCTTCCTTGTGGTCGCGGTGATCTATTGGATCATGGTCGAGGTTCTGTCGGTCGGGCAACGCTGGATGGAACGGCATCTGGGAAAGGCTGTGGCGCGATGA
- a CDS encoding SARP family transcriptional regulator, whose translation MQSLTLRLMGPVELTGPGNLRLTPRGMRARGALAVIGSATAMRVMRARLQDLLFSTRDPDHANASLRQVLREIRVSLGTARDALVSGPGWVGLDSGIVRLDMTARPGPDGQMPEFAADLDIPDPEFEDWLRDARMHAEQAVTPSAPEPSLLPVLLTAEPVAGDSETAVIASIILGEAAGRVCDLVPMVAMPDRTEPGQSAIVLSAMANRSGQTIHMLVKLAHRPSSRLFWSHKFVLNAGDLTAAMADCATEICVGILRVLEAVRTIDAALGVSLTDVFSYNEARLHRAEQALRNMDDGVNASLTKALRAWVMTTQVFERLVPDPRSSIQEAQELATKAREADPYSATALAVGSVVEGYLDHGQVSLWLAQQAVQMDPRNFVARNAYSQALTDLGHHKEAYREAQAGLAEALPVLNPATLQMRLGIALTRLGRFDEAEQRFETVQQFAPENRPSLRFLAALRYHRHDEAGALAALESLRRVEPGFTLDLMRSDGYPVATLRQGGLLGVTRSGLI comes from the coding sequence ATGCAGTCGCTGACGCTTCGCCTCATGGGGCCGGTCGAACTGACCGGGCCGGGAAACCTGCGCCTCACACCGCGCGGCATGCGGGCGCGTGGCGCATTGGCGGTGATAGGCAGCGCGACGGCCATGCGGGTGATGCGCGCGAGATTGCAGGATCTGCTGTTCAGCACGCGCGATCCCGATCATGCCAATGCCAGCCTGCGCCAGGTGCTGCGCGAAATTCGCGTCAGCTTGGGAACTGCGCGCGATGCCTTGGTCAGCGGACCAGGATGGGTGGGCCTGGACAGCGGCATTGTCCGGCTGGACATGACCGCCCGGCCCGGCCCCGACGGGCAGATGCCGGAATTTGCCGCCGACCTGGACATCCCCGATCCAGAATTCGAAGACTGGCTGCGCGACGCGCGGATGCACGCGGAACAGGCCGTCACCCCATCCGCGCCCGAGCCGTCGCTGTTGCCGGTCCTGCTGACAGCGGAACCTGTCGCGGGCGACAGCGAAACTGCCGTGATTGCGTCAATCATCTTGGGCGAGGCGGCGGGCCGGGTCTGCGACCTGGTACCAATGGTCGCCATGCCCGACCGGACGGAACCGGGGCAGTCCGCCATTGTCCTGTCGGCCATGGCCAACCGTTCGGGCCAGACCATTCACATGCTTGTCAAGCTGGCTCATCGACCCAGCAGCCGGTTATTCTGGTCGCATAAGTTCGTGTTGAACGCAGGCGACCTGACTGCTGCCATGGCCGATTGTGCCACCGAAATCTGCGTCGGCATCCTTCGCGTCCTGGAGGCGGTGCGCACCATTGACGCGGCGCTTGGCGTGTCCCTTACCGATGTGTTCAGCTACAACGAAGCGCGACTGCACCGGGCCGAGCAGGCGTTGAGGAACATGGACGACGGGGTCAACGCATCCCTGACCAAAGCATTGCGGGCTTGGGTGATGACCACGCAGGTATTCGAACGCCTGGTACCTGATCCGCGAAGCAGCATTCAAGAGGCCCAGGAACTTGCGACAAAGGCACGCGAAGCTGATCCCTACAGCGCAACCGCCCTGGCGGTAGGATCGGTGGTCGAAGGCTATCTGGACCATGGCCAGGTCAGCCTTTGGCTGGCGCAGCAGGCAGTGCAGATGGATCCGCGAAACTTCGTGGCACGCAATGCCTATTCCCAGGCCCTGACTGATCTGGGCCACCACAAGGAGGCCTATCGCGAAGCGCAGGCGGGGCTGGCCGAGGCGCTGCCGGTCCTGAACCCCGCCACCTTGCAGATGCGCCTGGGTATCGCACTGACGCGGCTTGGCCGCTTCGACGAGGCCGAACAGCGATTCGAGACGGTCCAGCAGTTCGCCCCGGAAAATCGTCCCTCGCTGCGGTTCCTCGCGGCCCTGCGGTACCACCGCCATGACGAAGCAGGCGCGCTGGCGGCGCTTGAATCCCTGCGCAGGGTCGAGCCTGGCTTTACCCTGGATCTGATGCGCAGCGACGGCTATCCGGTCGCCACCCTGCGCCAGGGAGGATTGCTGGGCGTCACCCGGTCGGGACTGATCTAG
- a CDS encoding glucokinase, with product MAILLGDVGGTNARLAIARNGSIDRDTVTRFRGDDYLTFDDVVRQFLQEQDQPRISAVCVAVAGPVSGGRARLTNRNWDFDQDRLARLTDADHVRLINDLTAMGYATPVLGGDGLATLRLAPADRARNGQALVVNLGTGFNVCAVRSLPGGSITAMEAEEGHTNLPANIHQRLLEAVGPEAIKGFISTEEAFAGRGLSRLHAALTGTAPVRSEQIDAAADAGDPAANATYDLFTELVGLLCRELALRFMPLEGLFLAGSVGRSIADRMDLFEKSFLAEPYMRHIPENTPIFLIRDDMAALHGCLAALS from the coding sequence ATGGCGATACTTCTGGGCGATGTGGGGGGCACGAACGCCCGATTGGCGATCGCGCGCAATGGCAGCATCGACCGGGACACGGTGACGCGCTTTCGCGGCGACGACTACCTGACCTTTGACGACGTGGTGCGGCAGTTCCTGCAGGAACAGGACCAGCCGCGCATCAGCGCCGTCTGCGTGGCGGTGGCGGGGCCTGTCAGCGGAGGACGGGCGCGATTGACCAATCGGAACTGGGATTTCGACCAGGACCGGCTGGCCCGGCTGACCGATGCCGATCATGTCCGGCTGATCAACGACCTGACCGCGATGGGATATGCCACACCGGTCCTGGGGGGCGACGGGCTGGCCACGCTGCGCCTTGCACCTGCGGACCGGGCGCGCAACGGACAAGCCCTGGTCGTGAACTTGGGCACCGGCTTCAACGTCTGCGCGGTGCGCAGCCTGCCCGGCGGCTCCATCACCGCGATGGAGGCCGAGGAAGGCCACACCAACCTGCCCGCTAACATCCATCAGCGGCTGCTGGAGGCCGTGGGTCCAGAGGCCATCAAGGGCTTCATCTCGACCGAGGAGGCCTTTGCCGGGCGCGGGCTGTCGCGCCTGCACGCGGCCCTGACCGGCACCGCCCCCGTGCGCAGCGAACAGATCGACGCGGCAGCCGATGCGGGCGACCCGGCGGCCAATGCGACCTATGACCTGTTCACTGAACTGGTCGGATTGCTGTGCCGGGAACTGGCGCTGCGCTTCATGCCGCTGGAAGGGCTGTTCTTGGCAGGCAGCGTCGGCCGCAGCATCGCCGACCGGATGGATCTGTTCGAGAAGTCCTTCCTGGCCGAGCCTTACATGCGCCATATCCCTGAAAACACGCCAATCTTCCTGATCCGGGACGACATGGCCGCGCTGCATGGCTGCCTGGCCGCGCTGTCCTGA
- a CDS encoding enoyl-CoA hydratase/isomerase family protein, whose product MIRFVNQDGLAIVTIDRPGKANSLTGQMLRDLTAAFDRIADSDCRAAVLTGAGTVFSAGADLEEARAGLATSPEWECLSGRIAALPCLTVAALNGTLAGGAFGMALACDLRIAVPDARFFYPVMRLGFLPQPSDPRRLSALVGPARARMILMAGQRIDAREALAWGLIDRIAAPGDLMEAARALAADALAAAPSHVAAIKAMI is encoded by the coding sequence GTGATCCGTTTCGTGAACCAGGACGGCCTGGCCATTGTCACCATTGACCGTCCCGGCAAGGCCAATTCGCTGACCGGCCAGATGCTGCGCGACCTGACGGCGGCCTTTGACCGGATCGCGGACAGCGATTGCCGGGCCGCCGTGCTGACCGGGGCAGGCACGGTCTTTTCCGCAGGGGCCGACCTGGAGGAGGCCCGGGCGGGCCTTGCCACCTCGCCCGAATGGGAATGCCTGTCGGGCCGCATCGCCGCCCTGCCCTGCCTGACCGTCGCGGCGCTGAACGGCACGCTGGCCGGCGGCGCCTTTGGCATGGCCTTGGCCTGCGACCTGCGCATCGCCGTGCCGGATGCGCGGTTCTTTTATCCGGTGATGCGCCTGGGATTTCTGCCCCAGCCTTCGGATCCCCGGCGGTTGTCGGCCTTGGTCGGCCCTGCGCGGGCCAGGATGATCCTGATGGCGGGCCAGCGGATCGACGCCCGGGAAGCCCTGGCCTGGGGCCTGATCGACCGCATCGCCGCGCCGGGCGACCTGATGGAGGCAGCCCGCGCCTTGGCGGCCGATGCCCTGGCTGCCGCGCCAAGCCATGTCGCCGCGATCAAGGCGATGATCTGA
- a CDS encoding DUF2125 domain-containing protein, translating to MVRPLATSVLALTLGAGSALADVTPAQVWQNLQDYSADYGYQVTGTVEDAGNTLTVTDAVFTMAGETDNSSVTFPKMTFQETGDARVRVVVEGDVALNSRFTVPAPTEDLPEDAPEAGAEAPSEPAPAETVDMTMTGTIKVPGNEMVVSGTPEDMLYEYSYPTLAFDFTLPTEPGQDATIPVTGTVTGLAGSQRNVASDGGMTSSFDLKAAQAAMQIVAQMPAEDADAGGGTLDFQLALTNLASQGTGKTPGQAFDLGSQMAQALAAGMTLDTTVTYDTLEGSFDVAGRDENGQDQTGTGSFATGASDIAFQMSGGGLGYKATTADAKAEMTISTLPFPVSYALDQISGEMLIPVTKGDAAQPFKLAYALEGLTFADAIWNLFDPTSQLPRDPASLIVDLSGDAVITQDLFDPAMGQPQTDADGMPVSESPFLPETLTVNRIALDAVGAKADITGALEFGDNPNEPVGTLNGTFEGVNGLMDKLVAMGLVPQEQMMGMRMMMAMFAKPAEGNPDQLTSEIEFREGGQIFANGQQVK from the coding sequence ATGGTCCGCCCCCTTGCAACATCCGTCCTTGCGCTGACCCTGGGGGCGGGATCCGCCTTGGCAGATGTCACCCCGGCCCAGGTCTGGCAAAACCTGCAAGACTACAGCGCCGATTACGGCTATCAGGTCACCGGCACGGTCGAGGATGCGGGCAATACCCTGACCGTGACCGACGCCGTCTTCACCATGGCCGGCGAGACCGACAACAGTTCCGTCACCTTTCCCAAGATGACCTTTCAGGAAACCGGCGATGCCCGCGTCCGCGTCGTGGTCGAGGGTGACGTGGCCCTGAACAGTCGGTTCACCGTCCCTGCCCCCACCGAAGACCTGCCCGAGGATGCGCCCGAGGCAGGTGCCGAGGCGCCTTCTGAACCCGCCCCTGCGGAAACGGTCGACATGACCATGACCGGTACGATCAAGGTGCCCGGCAACGAGATGGTGGTGTCCGGCACGCCCGAGGATATGCTGTACGAATACAGCTATCCCACGCTGGCCTTCGACTTCACGCTGCCGACGGAACCGGGACAGGATGCGACGATCCCTGTCACGGGCACCGTGACCGGCCTGGCCGGATCGCAGCGCAATGTGGCGTCGGACGGGGGCATGACCTCTAGCTTCGACCTGAAGGCCGCCCAGGCGGCGATGCAGATCGTGGCCCAGATGCCTGCCGAGGATGCGGATGCAGGGGGCGGCACGCTGGATTTCCAGCTTGCCTTGACCAATCTGGCCAGCCAAGGCACGGGCAAGACCCCCGGCCAGGCCTTTGACCTGGGCAGCCAGATGGCCCAGGCCCTGGCGGCGGGCATGACCCTGGACACGACCGTGACCTATGACACCCTGGAAGGCAGCTTCGATGTCGCGGGCCGCGACGAGAACGGGCAGGACCAGACCGGCACCGGCAGCTTCGCGACCGGGGCCAGCGACATCGCCTTCCAGATGTCGGGCGGGGGCTTGGGCTACAAGGCCACGACCGCCGATGCCAAGGCCGAAATGACCATCAGCACCCTGCCCTTTCCGGTCAGCTATGCGTTGGATCAGATTTCGGGCGAGATGCTGATCCCCGTGACCAAGGGCGATGCGGCGCAACCCTTCAAGCTGGCCTATGCGCTTGAAGGGCTGACCTTTGCGGATGCGATCTGGAACCTGTTCGATCCGACCAGCCAGTTGCCCCGCGACCCCGCCAGCCTGATCGTCGATCTGTCCGGCGATGCGGTCATCACCCAGGATCTGTTCGACCCGGCCATGGGCCAGCCGCAGACGGATGCCGACGGGATGCCAGTCTCGGAAAGCCCCTTCCTTCCCGAAACGCTGACCGTCAACAGGATCGCCCTGGACGCGGTGGGCGCCAAGGCCGACATCACCGGCGCCCTGGAATTCGGCGACAATCCGAACGAACCGGTCGGCACGCTGAACGGCACCTTTGAAGGCGTGAACGGCTTGATGGACAAGCTGGTCGCCATGGGACTGGTGCCGCAGGAACAGATGATGGGAATGCGCATGATGATGGCGATGTTCGCCAAACCGGCCGAGGGCAATCCCGACCAGCTCACCTCGGAAATCGAGTTCCGCGAAGGCGGGCAAATCTTTGCCAACGGCCAGCAGGTCAAGTAA
- a CDS encoding TldD/PmbA family protein, which produces MAPVDLQSLAEQLVDAALRAGADGADALTSSGQSISIDMRGGTLEQADRAEGVEIGLRVLLGGRQASVSASDHSPATLAEMAERAVAMAREAPVDDLLGLAHPDQLARHRDAGDLQIADDQPDPTPDALQDMALRAEAAARDMPGISQVESANAGFSRRFLWLAASNGFSGGYGRTTHAVSTVAITGEGLGMERDYAGESRVWAADLPAPEDIGRLAAERTLARAGSRKPPTGAFPILYDRRVASSLTGHLLSAVNGAAIARGASWLRKDLGQPVLPEGFDLTEDPLRPRYPSSRPFDAEGLATKARKIVEDGVLQGWTLDLATARKLGMDSTASAARGMSSAPSPTNSNVILTPGTATQDDLIARMGTGLVVTSMLGASINGTTGDYSRGAAGFWVEGGRIAWPVNECTIAGNLRDMLMTLEAANDALPWRGTEVPSLLVRGMTVAGA; this is translated from the coding sequence ATGGCACCCGTGGATTTGCAGTCGCTGGCCGAACAGCTGGTCGATGCGGCGCTGCGCGCGGGCGCGGATGGGGCCGACGCGCTGACCAGCAGCGGGCAGTCCATCAGCATCGACATGCGCGGCGGCACTCTGGAACAGGCCGACCGGGCCGAGGGGGTGGAAATCGGCCTGCGCGTGCTGCTAGGCGGCCGGCAGGCCAGCGTCTCGGCCTCGGACCACAGCCCGGCCACCCTTGCGGAAATGGCCGAACGCGCGGTGGCCATGGCCCGAGAAGCGCCGGTCGATGATTTGCTGGGCCTCGCCCATCCCGACCAACTGGCCCGTCACCGCGATGCGGGCGATTTGCAGATTGCCGACGACCAGCCCGACCCCACGCCCGACGCGCTGCAGGACATGGCTCTGCGGGCCGAGGCTGCGGCGCGGGATATGCCGGGCATTTCCCAGGTCGAATCTGCCAATGCCGGATTCAGCCGCCGGTTCCTGTGGCTTGCGGCCTCGAACGGGTTCTCGGGTGGATACGGACGCACGACCCATGCCGTTTCCACCGTCGCCATCACCGGCGAAGGCTTGGGAATGGAACGGGACTATGCCGGGGAATCGCGCGTCTGGGCCGCCGACCTGCCCGCACCCGAAGACATCGGCCGCTTGGCGGCGGAACGCACGCTGGCACGCGCCGGGTCACGAAAGCCGCCGACCGGGGCCTTTCCGATCCTGTATGACCGCCGGGTCGCATCGTCGCTGACCGGGCACCTGCTGTCGGCGGTGAATGGCGCGGCCATCGCGCGCGGCGCAAGCTGGCTGCGCAAGGATCTGGGCCAGCCAGTCCTGCCCGAAGGCTTCGACCTGACCGAGGATCCGCTGCGTCCCCGCTATCCTTCGTCCCGCCCCTTCGATGCGGAAGGCTTGGCGACCAAGGCCCGCAAGATCGTGGAAGACGGCGTGCTGCAAGGCTGGACGCTGGATCTTGCAACGGCGCGCAAGCTGGGCATGGACAGCACGGCGTCGGCCGCGCGCGGTATGTCGTCGGCGCCCTCGCCCACCAACAGCAACGTGATCCTGACGCCTGGAACGGCGACACAGGACGACCTGATCGCCCGGATGGGGACGGGACTGGTCGTCACCTCGATGCTGGGGGCGTCGATCAACGGGACGACCGGGGATTATTCGCGGGGCGCCGCGGGGTTCTGGGTGGAAGGGGGCCGCATCGCCTGGCCGGTCAACGAATGCACCATCGCGGGCAATCTGCGCGACATGCTGATGACGCTGGAGGCGGCGAACGACGCACTGCCCTGGCGCGGGACCGAGGTGCCCAGCCTGCTGGTCCGGGGGATGACCGTTGCCGGGGCCTGA
- a CDS encoding amino acid ABC transporter substrate-binding protein yields the protein MRSIILSAVLAATTALPVAADTIRVGMSGGYFPFTFTRADELQGFEVDLMNAVGEITGDDIEFVTMSFSGLIGALESGRIDTIANQITITPERQAKFAFTQPYVYDGAQVVVKAGNEGDITGPESLKGKSVAVNLGSNYEELLRALPYASEIDIRTYESNIEQDTALGRVDAFVMDRVSSAQVIKESPLPLALAGQPFSEIQNALPFRNDEAGLALRDKVDGAITQLKENGQLSEISQKWLDADVTKPLAAAE from the coding sequence ATGCGCAGCATTATCCTGTCCGCTGTCCTTGCCGCCACCACCGCCCTGCCCGTCGCCGCCGACACGATCCGCGTCGGGATGTCTGGCGGGTATTTCCCCTTTACCTTCACCCGCGCCGACGAATTGCAGGGCTTCGAGGTGGACCTGATGAACGCCGTGGGCGAGATCACCGGCGATGACATCGAATTCGTCACCATGTCCTTTTCCGGCCTGATCGGCGCGCTGGAATCGGGCCGCATCGACACGATCGCCAACCAGATCACCATCACCCCGGAACGACAGGCGAAGTTCGCCTTTACCCAGCCTTATGTCTATGACGGCGCTCAGGTGGTGGTGAAGGCCGGAAACGAAGGCGACATCACCGGCCCGGAAAGCCTGAAGGGCAAGTCGGTCGCCGTGAACCTGGGATCGAACTACGAGGAACTGCTGCGCGCGCTGCCCTATGCCTCGGAAATCGACATCCGCACATACGAATCCAACATCGAACAGGACACCGCCCTGGGCCGGGTCGATGCCTTTGTGATGGACCGGGTGTCGTCGGCCCAGGTGATCAAGGAAAGCCCGCTGCCCCTGGCCTTGGCAGGCCAGCCCTTCAGCGAGATCCAGAACGCGCTGCCCTTCCGCAACGACGAGGCCGGGCTGGCCCTGCGCGACAAGGTCGATGGGGCGATCACGCAGCTCAAGGAAAACGGCCAGCTTTCCGAGATCTCGCAAAAATGGCTGGATGCCGACGTGACAAAGCCCCTGGCCGCCGCTGAATGA